Genomic segment of Peribacillus frigoritolerans:
TCCGATTGCTGAATACACTGACATTTTATTGCCCATTTCAACACCAAGGACTTCCACGATCGATACAGCACCGGTTTTATTCTCATTATTGAATAGTTTAGTAGCTGGAGTATCGATTAAGGACGAACAGGGTTTCAAAGAAAGAAAAGCGATATATGATGCGTTCAATCAAGACGATTATTTCTTTTGAGGTAAAACTTCCACCAGTTTGGGGAACAAGCCGATTAAACCGGGATACAAGGGGGAGACAGAAATGGATATCACAAAATCTATCGAAAAATTAAGGCCGCGTATACTCGATATTTTTGACCATTTACACGCAAATCCTGAAACGAGTTGGAATGAAGTGAATACGACAGCTTTCATTTCAAATATTTTAACGGAGAATCAGTGTACGGTGAAAACATTCGGGGACTGTACAGGAGTGATTGGGGAAATCGGGGATGGGGATTTCACGGTCGGGTTACGATCGGATATCGATGCACTTTGGCAGGAGGTGCATGGGACGTTTCAAGCCAATCATTCCTGTGGACACGATGGTCATATGACCTTGGCACTTGGAGTATTCCTGGTATTGAGGGAAATGGACTTTCGTCCTAGGGGGAAGCTGAAGTTCATTTTTCAACCTGCTGAAGAAAAAGGTACGGGTGCCTTGAAGATGATTGAAGAAAAAGTATTGGATGATGTCGATTTCCTTTATGGAGTGCACTTAAGACCGGTTGAGGAAGTGAAGGATGGGCAAGCGGCGCCAGCCATTGTGCATGGAGCGGCTCAGTTCATTAAAGGTGAAATAGCGGGAACTGATGCGCATGGAGCCAGACCGCATCAAGGGCAAAATGCCATCGAGATAGGAGCGGCTTTCATCACTTTGCTAAATGGTATCCATCTCAATCCATCCATCCCTTATTCCGTAAAAATGACGCAGTTTTTTGCTGGCGGCGAAAGTTCCAATATCATCCCGGGGAGAGCCACTTTTTCATTGGATTTACGGGCACAGGATAATGCAGTGATGGAAGAGCTCACCAAAAAGGTGGAAAAGGTTGCAGAATCTTTGGCCATTGTCCATGGAGTCGAAGTGAAACTCGAACCGGGAACCTGTGTTGCTGCTGCAACCGTGAACGATCAAGCCCAGGAAATGATGTCTGAAGCGATAGCCGATACACTCGGGGAAGAAAATCTGGTAGCCCCTGTCATTACAACCGGAGGAGAGGATTTTCATTTTTATACGTTGAAAAGACCTGAACTCAAGGCGACGATGCTTGGATTGGGCTGTGATTTGGCACCAGGGCTCCATCATCCGAACATGACGTTCAACAAAGATGCATTGTTATCGGGAATTGAAATCCTGACCAAAGCCATCATACTGACTTTCGAGAAATATGGAGATGGGGGCCACTTACATGACTGAAGAATTAATCATTAAATCCCTATCCACACTAGAGGATTTACAAGAAGTGCAGCGACTGGAAGCCGTCGTATGGGGCATGGATTGCGTTCCCATCCATCAGACGATTACTGCAGTCAAAAACGGCGGGCTTGTTTTAGGCGGCTATATCAATGGCCAGTTAGTAGGGTTTCAATACAGTTTCCCGGGATTCAAGGACGGAAGGGTATATCTTTGTTCACATATGCTAGCCATCCATCCGGACCATCAAAAGAAGGGCTACGGCAGATTACTTAAACTTGCACAAAAAGAAGAAGCACTTAAAAAAGGCTACGACTTGATCACATGGACGTATGATCCATTGGAAAGTGTGAATGCAAACTTGAATATCGGTAAGCTAAAAGCTGTTTGCTCTACATATATGGAAGATTGTTATGGAAATATGAAGGATACCCTCAATGAAGGACTGTCAACCGATCGTTTCATGGTGGAATGGAATATACGGCAGGAAGCAAAGGAAGAGACTCCGCTTCCTGATAAAGCGATACACATCGTAACGACAGCAATGAATGACCAAGGCTTTCCTTACATCAAGGATTATCATTTCGAAACCAATGCCGAGGTGATCGCCATACCCATTCCGACAGATATTCAACACATCAAAAAAGCTGATCTTCGCCTTGCGATTGATTGGCGGTTAAAAACCGGTGAATTATTCAAAGCCTTTTTTGCCAAAGGCTATGTTGCAGCGGGGATCGAACGGGAAAAAGGTGAAAACATTCAAAACTATTTATTAAAAATACCAGAATAAGAGGGGAATCGCGATGAAAATAACAGAAGTGCGTTTACGTCATTTAAATATGGATTTGGTAGCTCCCTTTACAACAAGCTTTGGAACGTTTGTGGATAAGGAGTTCATTCTTGTGGAAGTGAAAAATGGAGAAGGGCTTTCGGGCTGGGCTGAATCTGTGGCGTTTTCAGCACCTTGGTATAACGAAGAAACCATAAAAACCAATTGGACGATGCTGGAGGATTTCCTGATTCCGCTTGTATTGGATAAAGAAATAGAGCATCCTCGTGATGTATCGGAAATGTTCTCGCATATTCGTAAAAATAATATGGCAAAATCGGCAATCGAGGGAGCCATCTGGGATTTATATGCGAAAGAAAAGAATATTCCATTAAGTATGGCTTTAGGCGGAAAACTGGAAAAAATCGATGTTGGAATCAGTATCGGCATCCAAAAAACGGTACCTGAATTACTGGCGAAAATAGAAGCTGGATTGAAGGATGGGTATAAAAGAATCAAAATGAAAATACAACCAGGTTGGGATGTAGATGTAATCAGGGAAGTACGTAATCGATATCCTGATGTCCCGATCATGGCAGATGCAAACTCCGCCTACCGGCTGAAAGACATCGAATTACTGAAACAACTTGATCAATTTGATTTAATGATGATCGAGCAGCCCTTGTCATCAGATGATATTGTCGATCATGCTACATTACAAGCGGAAATCAAAACACCGATTTGCTTGGATGAAAGTATACATTCCGTCGAAGATGCAAGAAAAGCCCTTGAATTGGGGAGCTGTAAAATCATTAATATTAAGATCGGCAGGGTTGGCGGTTTAACGGAAGCAATGAAAATACATGAATTATGTAAAGAAAGGAATGTACCGGTTTGGTGCGGAGGCATGTTGGAATCTGGTGTCGGGCGTGCCCATAATATCGCATTGACAACACTTGATAACTTCACGATGCCTGGTGATACGGCAGCATCCGCGAATTATTGGCATAAAGACATCATCCAACCAGAGGTTACAGTGGAAGATGGGGTCATAACCGTTCCAAAGGCGGCAGGCATTGGCTATGAAGTCGATTATGCTGCGATCGATGAATTCACTTCCTATAGTAAAAGATATACAAATAAATAAGAATTGGAATAAAAGAAACTCCCAGCTTCATGGACATCAGCCCGTTAACTTGAAGCTGGGAGGCTATTAAAGAACAGGATCATGATGAAAGGGAAGATATTTCTTTTAACTTAAATTGTCAGAATAATCATATAATTGGGGGGGTATTTGATATGAAAAACAGTATAAATCTTGCAGGAGCATATATTGGAATCATCATTGGAGCAGGTTTCGCTTCAGGACAAGAAGTATTACAGTTCTTCACGAGTTTTGGAATCTACAGTGTATTGGGAATTGTGGTGGCGACAGCTTTATTCGCGTTTTTAGGCATGCAAGTTACCCAGTTGGGGAGCACTCTCCAAACACGCTCCCATAAAAGCATCATCGATCATATTTGTGGCCGCTATATAGGCAGGGTGGTCGATATTATCATCACATTTTTCTTGTTTGGCGTTACAGTCATCATGATTGCCGGTTCCGGAACGATTTTTGAGGAACAATTCGGGATTCCAAGTATAGTCGGTGCAATCGTCATGACGGTGCTCACGATTGGTACGCTTTTACTTAATGTTAATAAAATAATGTCCATCATTAGTGCCATCACACCGTTTTTATTCGTTATCATGATCATTATTTCAGGTTATTCATTTTTCACATCCGAACTAAGTTTCAATCAAATCATTTCATCTTCAAGTAAAGGAACGGCTGCAACCGGGAATTGGATGATGGGTTCATTACTTTATGTTTCATATAATATGACTGCCGGAATTGCCATGCTAGCCGTAATGGGAGGGACCTTCAAAAATAAGAAAGAGGCTGGTATGGGAGGAATTCTAGGAGGTATCGGTTTGGGGATCCTGCTATTCTTGATCAATTTGGGGATGATGTCCGACTTGAAGGGCATAGAAGGTTCAGGAATGCCTACCCTTCATTTAGCGAATCAGATTTCTCCATGGTTGGGATATACCCTATCAATCATCCTTTTAGGAATGATTTATAATACCGCTGTCGGGATGCTGTATGCGTTCACCGCAAGGTTGGTGCCTGCCGAAACGAAACGCTTTAAAATATCCGTGATTATGGTCGGAATCCTCGCTTTCCTTGCAAGTTTCGTTGGCTTTATTAAATTGGTTGGGACGGTATACCCAGTCACAGGATACTTAGGTTTTGTCATCATTGCAGCGCTCATCATTTCCTGGCTCCGTTCCAAAACGAAAAAAGAGGCTGTGAATACGGAATTCGCGAAATTTTAATTTCAAAGGGATTGAGTGCAGAACTGCACGAAACCTTTGGCCAGACATCTTCTTCGTGGAGGTGTTTTTTTTCTGTTATCGAGGACCTTTCTCATGATCACGGCATTTTTCCTCCTTTTTTTCATACATTAGTTTAAAGGCGGAAGACAAGGGGGATATCGGATGAATGAAGCGGAGCAAAAGGCTCTGGAATATGCCATTAGTGAAATTACCGAAATAGCAACAGGGTTCGGGTTGGATTTTTACCCGATGCGTTATGAAATTTGCCCTTCAGAAATCATTTATACATTTGGTGCCTATGGGATGCCTACCCGTTTTTCTCATTGGAGCTTTGGGAAGCAATTTCATAAAATGAAGCTGCAGTACGACTTTGGATTAAGTAAGATCTATGAACTGGTCATTAACTCTGATCCTTGTTACGCTTTTCTGCTGGACTCCAATTCACTTGTACAAAATAAATTGATTGTTGCCCACGTTTTGGCGCATTGTGATTTCTTTAAGAATAATATACGTTTCAATAATACTAAGAGAGATATGGTAGAAAGTATGTCGGCAACGGCAGAAAGAATCCGTGAATATGAAATCCTGCATGGCAAAAAGGAAGTGGAAACCTTCCTTGATGCACTTTTAGCCATTGAAGAACATATCGACCCGTCGCTGATGAGGCCAAAGCTTGCCTGGACGATGGAGGATGAGGAAGAAGAAGAGGAAATAAAACCGACAGCCACACAATACGATGATTTATGGAACCTTGATAATAAGGATAAACCAAAGAAATCCAACATTAAAAAAAGAAAAAAATTCCCGCCAAGGCCTGAAAAGGATATTATGCTTTTCATAGAACAGTACAGCAGGGATTTAACCGATTGGCAACGGGATATCATGACGATGATCAGGGAAGAGATGCTGTATTTCTGGCCGCAGCTGGAAACGAAAATCATGAACGAAGGCTGGGCATCCTACTGGCATCAGCGCATAATCCGTGAATTGGATCTATCCTCAGGGGAAGCCATTGAATTCGCGAAACTGAACGCAGGCGTCGTTCAGCCATCACGGACCAGCATCAATCCTTATTATCTCGGCTTGAAAGTGCTTGAAGATATTGAAGAACGCTATGATAATCCAACCGAAGAAATGCTCAGGCTGGGCGTCAAGCCTGGATCTGGCCGCGAAAAGATGTTCGAAGTCAGGGAAATCGAATCGGATATTTCCTTTCTCCGCAATTATTTGACGAAAGATCTGGTCATGCGGGAGGATATGTACCTATTCCAAAAGCAGGGCAAGGATTATAAAATCGTCGATAAATCATGGGAACATGTTCGTGATCAACTCGTCAGTATGAGGGTTAACGGCGGTTTCCCCTATATCACAGTAAATGATGGGGACTTCATGCGCAATGGGGAACTTTATTTAAAACATTGGTATGAAGATATTGAACTGGATCTGAAATATCTCGAAAAAGTCATGCCATATATCTATCAGCTCTGGGG
This window contains:
- a CDS encoding M20 peptidase aminoacylase family protein — translated: MDITKSIEKLRPRILDIFDHLHANPETSWNEVNTTAFISNILTENQCTVKTFGDCTGVIGEIGDGDFTVGLRSDIDALWQEVHGTFQANHSCGHDGHMTLALGVFLVLREMDFRPRGKLKFIFQPAEEKGTGALKMIEEKVLDDVDFLYGVHLRPVEEVKDGQAAPAIVHGAAQFIKGEIAGTDAHGARPHQGQNAIEIGAAFITLLNGIHLNPSIPYSVKMTQFFAGGESSNIIPGRATFSLDLRAQDNAVMEELTKKVEKVAESLAIVHGVEVKLEPGTCVAAATVNDQAQEMMSEAIADTLGEENLVAPVITTGGEDFHFYTLKRPELKATMLGLGCDLAPGLHHPNMTFNKDALLSGIEILTKAIILTFEKYGDGGHLHD
- a CDS encoding GNAT family N-acetyltransferase produces the protein MTEELIIKSLSTLEDLQEVQRLEAVVWGMDCVPIHQTITAVKNGGLVLGGYINGQLVGFQYSFPGFKDGRVYLCSHMLAIHPDHQKKGYGRLLKLAQKEEALKKGYDLITWTYDPLESVNANLNIGKLKAVCSTYMEDCYGNMKDTLNEGLSTDRFMVEWNIRQEAKEETPLPDKAIHIVTTAMNDQGFPYIKDYHFETNAEVIAIPIPTDIQHIKKADLRLAIDWRLKTGELFKAFFAKGYVAAGIEREKGENIQNYLLKIPE
- the menC gene encoding o-succinylbenzoate synthase gives rise to the protein MKITEVRLRHLNMDLVAPFTTSFGTFVDKEFILVEVKNGEGLSGWAESVAFSAPWYNEETIKTNWTMLEDFLIPLVLDKEIEHPRDVSEMFSHIRKNNMAKSAIEGAIWDLYAKEKNIPLSMALGGKLEKIDVGISIGIQKTVPELLAKIEAGLKDGYKRIKMKIQPGWDVDVIREVRNRYPDVPIMADANSAYRLKDIELLKQLDQFDLMMIEQPLSSDDIVDHATLQAEIKTPICLDESIHSVEDARKALELGSCKIINIKIGRVGGLTEAMKIHELCKERNVPVWCGGMLESGVGRAHNIALTTLDNFTMPGDTAASANYWHKDIIQPEVTVEDGVITVPKAAGIGYEVDYAAIDEFTSYSKRYTNK
- a CDS encoding YkvI family membrane protein, yielding MKNSINLAGAYIGIIIGAGFASGQEVLQFFTSFGIYSVLGIVVATALFAFLGMQVTQLGSTLQTRSHKSIIDHICGRYIGRVVDIIITFFLFGVTVIMIAGSGTIFEEQFGIPSIVGAIVMTVLTIGTLLLNVNKIMSIISAITPFLFVIMIIISGYSFFTSELSFNQIISSSSKGTAATGNWMMGSLLYVSYNMTAGIAMLAVMGGTFKNKKEAGMGGILGGIGLGILLFLINLGMMSDLKGIEGSGMPTLHLANQISPWLGYTLSIILLGMIYNTAVGMLYAFTARLVPAETKRFKISVIMVGILAFLASFVGFIKLVGTVYPVTGYLGFVIIAALIISWLRSKTKKEAVNTEFAKF
- a CDS encoding SpoVR family protein; amino-acid sequence: MNEAEQKALEYAISEITEIATGFGLDFYPMRYEICPSEIIYTFGAYGMPTRFSHWSFGKQFHKMKLQYDFGLSKIYELVINSDPCYAFLLDSNSLVQNKLIVAHVLAHCDFFKNNIRFNNTKRDMVESMSATAERIREYEILHGKKEVETFLDALLAIEEHIDPSLMRPKLAWTMEDEEEEEEIKPTATQYDDLWNLDNKDKPKKSNIKKRKKFPPRPEKDIMLFIEQYSRDLTDWQRDIMTMIREEMLYFWPQLETKIMNEGWASYWHQRIIRELDLSSGEAIEFAKLNAGVVQPSRTSINPYYLGLKVLEDIEERYDNPTEEMLRLGVKPGSGREKMFEVREIESDISFLRNYLTKDLVMREDMYLFQKQGKDYKIVDKSWEHVRDQLVSMRVNGGFPYITVNDGDFMRNGELYLKHWYEDIELDLKYLEKVMPYIYQLWGRPVHMESVMEGKEVLFSYDGKGIHRKYL